The DNA sequence GCTAAGTTTGATCAATCTCGTATGAACATGAAAAAATAACAGTACGAGCACAAAAGGCAGTAAGTAAGTTAACTGCACTCGAAGCCTTGAACTCTCGAGTCACGCAAGTCTCAAATGAAGTTTGTTCTACGCACATGAAGAACCGTTAAGATTCGACGAATAACCACAACAAAGTAAAAcgtagaaaataagaaagagaaattgagatacAAGATTTTTATTCTGACtcatccttaaactagggctacatcTAGTAtaggatttcactataattagtaccACGCACCTCTCTGTCGCTTCACTTagttacaagcgaaaaagagtatatagaGCAATAGTTATTCATAGATCCAAGTCcaaattatcaataaaaaaaatggactaAAACTATAAAAGTTTTTTGACGGCTCAAGGGTGCTGTCTCAGCAATCCTCGCCGAGGCGGCTCCCTCGAACCCCTTCCTGCTTATTAGAGAACgagattttcatgtttttctatCGATGGAGAGCATGAaatacgggaaaaaaaaaaacaggaacaaGAAGTGATGGTAGggacgagaagagagagagagagacacacacacacgacAACAAAGAAACGTAGGTGCCATGCTTGGAGGTCGGCCTTTTCTCCTTCACTTTCCAAACACGAGCACTAAACTATTCCTGACCAATTTGCGTACAAAAAACCAAACATTGAATGTCAGAGGGATTAATGACAAAAAAGATTAAACTATTGAAAAATTTACTTCTGAATATTTTTGTAgacgatgaaatttttttccactcaattaattttttgtaagagatacaaGCTattatttttacgaaaatattttctaaatcactcaTTTCTTACAAAATACAgtgcatttgtttcgtgaaaaatgaacagcatgaaaataaatttatagaaaaattatcgcttgtattgcttacagaaaatgaatgaaatatttcaTCGTTCACAAAATGTTTCGATATAATCAATTTTGTGAACCATGAAAGCATTTCTCAccaactaattatttcaaacgatacgaATAATTATTGTTAGAAGATTATttgtcaaatcatttatttttctaaaaacataGAGATTAATCTAAAATCCTTGGCGGAGTCCAGTCCTACTAAGGCTtcaatttctcgaaaaatgagtaatttgaaaaatatttttcaaaaaagattgcttatatcgcttacaaaaacgaatgaacgaaaaatatttacatCGTCTACGCAAATGTTTAGATACAAATTGTTGTTgggaatgaaaatattttacattgactagttatttcaagcgatatacacaattatttttatgaaaatattttctagattattttttttccatcgagacacaagatttttATCCTGGCtcatccttaaactagggcAACGTCTAGTATATGATtacactataattagcatctcgCACCTCTCGATTGCATTACTCAATTACAattgaaaaagagtatatatagcaatagTTATTCATAGGTCAAAGCtcaaattatcaataaaaaaatatgggctGAAACTATAAAAGTTTTTTGACAACTTGGGGGCGCTGTCCCAGCAATCTTCACCGAGGCGGCTCTCTCGAACCCCTTTTCGCTCATTGAAGAgcgaaattttcatatttttctatcGACAGGGagtatgaaattaaaaaaaaaaaaaacaagggtgATGGTAGGgacgagaaaagagagagagagacacacacacacacacgacaACAAAGAAACATCGGTGTCATGCTCGGAGGTCGGCCTTTTCTCCTTCGCTTTTCCAAACACGAGCACTAAACTACTCCTGACCAATTTGCATTCAAAAGACCAAACATTGAATGTCAGAGGGATTAAGGACAAAAAAGATTAAACTAAGCAGAAAACAAATTCCAATTGCATCGTAAGACTCAACCGatccaattttcattttaattattttatgatGATTTAATTTTATGGTTTTTCGGCCCGCCAATCAAGCAAGCGTGTTGCTAAACCCCACCCACCCCACTCCCCATGTGCAATTAGTCCCCACCACCACAAAATCAGCAGAATAAAATGAGAGAACAAGCAAAAATTGCTCATTTTATAAGCCATGTGTCGCCGTCACAtccctccatctccatcaattGCAGACAGACAAAATCAGACATTACTCACgacaaaaaaaactaattttctaaattaattttctttctacCGTGGTACCACAATCATATCCAGCTAATCCGTTCGTCAAATTTCAAGTGTTATTTTCTCAATTCGGCTTTCGCACGAGAGGGTGTATGTGCTCTTTGTATCCTCCACTTGCACGCGAATTGGACGGACATAACGAAATGGGTGCACATTCGAAATGATTGGAAACAGAATCCCGACTCCGATATCATGATTTCGAAATTCGACATTTTAGCGGCTCTAAAAGCTGTCGCGAAATTACATTTATTGCGGTTACGGTAAcgtgaattttttaagttttgacaTCTTGACATCATGGAGggtctttttttccctctctttctttgatATCTTTAACACGAGAAACCGGCGTAGCCGTAATACGTGAAATCGAGAAGGaaaggggtaaaaaaaaaaaggggagcaGTAAAAGGAGCTCTATCTAACAAAGGTGAAAGGGCtagtttgttttattttatcaaaatttcaTCTCTGCTTTGTCCTTGTCCTAGCTTTCTTCTGCTATATAACCCAAAGTAACCACCAACATCCTCTCCCCATTTACACAGATTGCAGAACAGAGCTCAGActtagagagggagagagagagagaggtgtggaGGGAGAGAGGAGCAAAAAAAGATGATGAAGCTGAGGTCAAAGCGGTTCAGAAGAAGCAGCTCCAAGCTCAGCAGCAAGGAGCCGCCACCAGTCGAGAGGTCGTGCAGTGGCAACATGGAAATCAGGTGGGAGCTCAGGCCCGGTGGCATGCTGGTCCAGAAGAGAGTCGAGAGCAGCGGGAGCGAGAGCTCCGGAGAGGTCATGATCACCGTCAGGGTCTCCACCGTCGCCAAGTGGCACGACATCCCCATTGAATCCACCTCCACCTTCGGTAAGCCGCCCCTCTCTCAGAAATTTTTAACATGGAATCCTCTCGAATCACCCTGTAATAGACCTGTAATGCGATAGCCGTTACTTCGATCGAGCAAGGATTTTATCCTGGGAAAGTGCTAAACATGTTCTTGAAGTTAaagtttcctccttttttttggggggtgatTTTGTCCTTCTCCTGGGGTGAGAATCAAGGCTCACGATTCTGAAATTTGCAGGGGAGTTGAAGACCTTATTGGCACTGGTCACAGGCTTGGAACCAGGAGAGCAGAGACTGCTGTTCaaagggaaggagagagaggacaGCGAGCACCTGCACATGGTCGGCGTCAAGGACAAGGACAAAGTGCTCTTGTTAGAAGATCCTGCCATTAAAGAGAGGAAGAAGCTCCATGGGAATCATATTTCATCAAGTCAACAAATTGGGAATCACCCATTTCGCACCATAAGCGTCTAATGATCTTTTAATTCtgcttttttcttcctcttttaacCCTTTTGATCAAGTTCAATCAAGAACAGTCTCTCTCTACTAACCactcaaaaagaaaatggcattaGGATATAAGCATATGTGGTTGATCAACGATCCCTTTCGTTTGGGTTTTGATTAGTTTGGTTAGGTTTATAGTGGTGTCAGTTCCAACGAGTATTATAATGGTGTGAGCTGATGGATTATCTGCATCATTCGGCTTGGCTTGTAATGTCCATAAGAagtggaaagaagaagaaaaaaaaatcacatcttgATTCCAGAAGTGCTATCGTTTTCTCTCTGTGCTCTTTAACTTTTTCTTAGTGTGGGAAACACAAGAATCGAGCCCCATGCGTGCACGCCGACAATTAAAAATGTGGGATTGTTGGTGAAAGTGAAAGAAGAACCGGAAGTGGACAGTATTTTTTAATGGCGGATGAAGCTGGCAAGCTTGATAAGTTGTCCATTAAAGGGGTTTTGCTTAAGCTAGAAGCCAAATCAATTAATGGCAGTAAGGGCACCGATTGCATCAGAATGTGTGTGTGGAGGGACGAGACTCGATGGGGTTGCAGTCTTcaaaaaggtattttttttttcctttctttctcatgGGAGCATGCAGAGCTTTTTGCTGCCATCGATTGGGGGCAAAAAACCAGGGGAAGGGTGGTCCATCTGACAGGGTATTTTTGGTTCTTCTTGTTGGAAAAGGACATTgtgaaaatttgagaaaaattgatGGTGAAGCAACTTCAAGGAAAAAAGTTGACTTGACCCACCTGCACTTTGCACCAAATTGTTCCTTGGTGCTTACAATGGTTTGGCGTTGGTGAGACTTGATCAAGTCATAGCGTGCGTATTCAATGATAAAGGAAATTGGTGATACCACAAGTCCATCGAACGGGTAAAATTGCTCGGGACGTTTAGATCTCTCCTCTAGTATATCAAATGAGATCAAGAGGTGATCGTGGTGGAGGAATCAAACCCTCTTGTTCACAGATTTCGGGCGAATTCAAAGATCATTTAGAAGAACTTTAGATTTATGTAATAATGGAAAATGTCCTTTTTCTGGAAGCAAATAAAGATTGACTTtggtataaagaaaaaaattcacggTATTTCTCTCAACCCATTTCATAAATAAGCACTTCATAAATGATTTCTTCGAAATTACCATCTTAAAAAGGATTACGGTTTTATTCCATATCAAGGGGTTCGATTACAAGTTTATGTTTGCATGATTGAGATCTTCATCGGAATTAGCACTAGCCCTGTTCTTCTTTTAACTTTTCTAACTCAATTTCGCCCCCAATTCATGTTCAAATCAGCACCATCACCTAATCCCAGCACAAACAATTgctggagaaaagaaaatgatttcaatgaTTGTGTCAAGCATATCATTTTAGCTTGATGAAACATATTACTGGAGTTCTTGTAAACTTAAAATACAAGTTTTCCCCTCCATGTTGCAGAGTCAAGTTTCACTGCCCGCACAAATCATCTATCTACTCATTTTACATCAGAAAGTCTTTGACATGGAAATTGATGATTTTATGATGTCTGACAAAGGATTTGCCATAGTTTGCTAACAAGAGAAAAGGACATGTTGGGCCAAGTTAATGGCCACAACCCACAAGAAGATGGGCTTGTGTATGTACTGTTGGTTCGATAAGGATGAGACTTTAGATACTGAATCAAGGATCAATCTGGGCCGAACAGAAGGTCAAACCTGTGGCTAGCAAGACTGTTTCACAGGTGAGAGCTGATTCAAGGAAAATGATGCCAAGCTCTTATTAGCAAATTGAATGTGACGTACTTTCTTGAACTTCATCTTCTAATGGCGACGTAGACATTGTGGTTGACCATGAGTTAGCCTGGTTAGTTAGATCTAATGTCGATTCTTGACCCCGAGAGAATCCGCTCTGCTGCTCTTCTGACTAGTCAGCTCGCGCCATTCCTAGCTTGACAGCCCGAGCCGAAGGTGCTCAGTTTTGTGCGAATCATAAGGTCCAATACGCCCAGACCACTCGAAAAGCCTTGTTTGACCTAGGCTCGCGGGGTTTGATTCCACTTTCGAAGCTCAACCTTGTGAGATGGCATCAATTAGCCAGGACCAGGACCAGGACCAGGACCAGGACCAATTTGCTTAGAACAGAACATTGATGTGGTCTGGtcgtagaaagagagagagaaacaggtGTGTACTGTGGGGGAGATCATCAACTTGTCCTCGGCGATAAAGAAGTATGAGACTTTCCTAAGTTACTCCACTTGCAGGTGACCAAACAGAGCTGTACAGCTCCCAGGAAGTCATCATCGACCCCAGAAAAGTGagaaccccaaaaaaatggaaacttgCTTTGCCCAATTTGATGCCGACTTCATTTTAAACTGAATGAGTAATAGCCATGATTTTCAATGCCCTTTTCTCCCCTTCATCTCATGATCTCATCCCCACACGAAAAATTCAGCCTCAGTTTAGTTTCGCTGTGCCTTTTCAAACCACCACTGGGTAAACATGAACTCTGcccctgttctctctctctctctctctctctctaccctcaTAAAGGAAGACAGAAACACAAGCTGGGTCAGATGATGGAAGGTTTCAACTTTTCTTGATTTCAATCAGAATTGACAAAGTCAAAGCAAGGGGACCCATCAGGCCACCACTACTTTTCATGGGTTAGATGACTTCTCTCTGTTCCATTTGGTTTACTTTGACGTTCTTGTGGAATTTGTGCAGAAAGGGTTCATGTTCATGTGGTGGATGAGGCAGGCGTGAGCTGTTCCGGGTGAGTGAATGGGGTGTTTGTTGACAGAAGATAGAGAGCACAAGCGAGCATGCACAGGAAGGGCTTGTGCATGGTCAGTCTTGTGCTCTCCCTGTTCTGTCAATATGGCTTCAATTGGTTCTGGTTCTATAAGTTCATTCCCATGTTCTTTGTACAATTCTCGAATCAAATGTGTTCCCTCTGTTATCCGTGATCTGCTTTACTATTCGATTTTACACGGCTTTCCAAACATATTCATGCAGGTCGAAGCCAGGTCCTCATCTTTGATGTGTGCACAGGTCTTCATCGCGCGAGTTTAGATCTCTGTCCTATCTTTTCTCCTCATCATCGTCCACTGTTACATTTGAGTTCATGAATAATTCCGCCTTTGAAGTGGTGAGTTGAATGAGTTCGTCAAAAAGGTCGCTTCCCTTTCCGAGACGATGATTCAGATAGAGCGTGGTCGTTTCGCATCTCATTGTGTTTGTGCTTTTGTATGGcctaaaaaagagagagaatcgtCATTTCGACTCGATCTGTTTGGCATTGGACTGTAACCGAGGTCCATTCGGTTGAATCCGGAGATGATAAGACGGCTGATTCATAGAGGATCCAATTTGACTCTCACTTGCTAAGTTGTTGTAATGTTCATATGAATGACCTCTGCTTCCAAAGGTTTGGTCTCTGCTTGCTGTGACTTCGTGTGGGACAAAATCTACTTcactaattgaaaaatcatcctTCAAAGATTCACCTGTTAGTTTGTGTATACAAAGCAGCTCGTAAATgttccttttttccccccctttttttttggttttcggATAGAGCTTTGGCTTTCTAATTAGGAAAAGTCCAGGAAAGAACAGTGTGAAAAAGagatagacaaaataaaaatgaaaacaaagggGCATTCCGAgaattgaactcgggacctctcgCACCCTAAGCGAGAATCATACCACTAGACCAAATGCCCAACTCTTTTTGGGTGAAAaactttatcatttttttatataaacttTAGTAAACAAATCCACATATAAACATTAATTGCTTCGAGAAGAGCCGATTTTCGGGTCTTGCAAAATTAaccgaaagaaaaattaattaatttattgctttatttttatttatttttttggtgggggaTCGAACTAGAACACATAAATTACTTTATTTCTTGGGGTATGTTCGGCATCCTAGGAAAAAGTTGAAAGGAAGCACTCAAaacgaaaatttcaaaacaaaaaaaaaaaaagtttaggagcGTAACGCGGCTTGATGAGCTTTGCACCACCTCCTTTTGTCAAACCTGCACAGTTGATTGGTTTATTTGTTCTATTTCATCCAATTGATGGTATCATTTTGCTTTTTGAGTCCCGCCTGGTAATCATTTGATTATCAAAAGGCTGAGGACACGAATTGTACTTCAATTCTACGACGTCCACCCATGTAAAAACTTTGCCGTTAGAACCCTAGATATACCGGAATCGTTTCGAGTTCGGCTCCCTCGATTAACATCCGCGTGAACGCTGAACGTGAACACGCATGGCTGCATCAATGATTGGACAGAACCATGAAGGGACGCGGCGACGAGTTCGAGTCTCACGAGGCCGGGAACTTTTCGGGGTGCCCACTCCAAGGAACTTATGTTCCCGATAATAACTTGATCGGTGGCTATCGTGATCGGACATGTGTTAACCAAGTGTTTAATGCTGAGGTTACCCAGAATGGGCTAACGATCAAGTATAAGTGTGAGAAAAAGTCTcaccttttgaattttttaggtaagAGAGGTCCAAGACCACCTGGCACCGATATCACAGTCCAGTTATCAACATGTTTGGACCTAACAAGTCAACTCTTGACATACCCCGTAACGTGGGATAACATTTCCAAGTATGTGCCCTCTCTCATCGGGTCCGTCTCGAAATGGAATTTATATCGAACTTAGTAAGAAGCCCAACGCAGACCTTCGTCAAGCAATTCAGAAAGAACGCAAGGGTTTTGCTCCGCAGTTAGTGGATGAAAGGGGGAGACGATATGGTGGAAACGGGGATAGGTTAGGTCAATAATACTCACTCGAGTTTGGTCAAGGGACACTGTTCACGGCGTTGAGACACgatgactaaattaaacatcAGACATGacacttttaacaaattaagCCGTTTCTGTTACTTTAGTCAAATGACCGGCGAAACCGGAGCTTCTCTTCTTGCTTACCACCTCCTGATGCAAAAGTCAACACAACCAATGATGTTTTGTCTTCCCCCCCACAACCCCTTGTTCCACTTTTGTTCCCTCCTAGACAGAATAAAAGGCAACAATGTTTGCAGTCCGTCTGTCGAGAGGATCACGGACCATCTATCTTTTCCTCAACAAGTTGCGGAAATATAGCTTTACGATAAGGTAAAACAGAGAGCCTACGACCAAGAATTGGAGTCTCTTATCATGTAACACAAACCTAAATTT is a window from the Rhodamnia argentea isolate NSW1041297 chromosome 8, ASM2092103v1, whole genome shotgun sequence genome containing:
- the LOC115741256 gene encoding BAG family molecular chaperone regulator 2-like, producing MMKLRSKRFRRSSSKLSSKEPPPVERSCSGNMEIRWELRPGGMLVQKRVESSGSESSGEVMITVRVSTVAKWHDIPIESTSTFGELKTLLALVTGLEPGEQRLLFKGKEREDSEHLHMVGVKDKDKVLLLEDPAIKERKKLHGNHISSSQQIGNHPFRTISV